A single window of Salvia splendens isolate huo1 chromosome 8, SspV2, whole genome shotgun sequence DNA harbors:
- the LOC121745354 gene encoding cytokinin riboside 5'-monophosphate phosphoribohydrolase LOG8-like isoform X2 codes for MELNSRNVNKFKKICVFCGSNPGHRQVFSDAAIDLGNELVKRKINLVYGGGSVGLMGLLSQRVYDGGCHVLGVIPKALVPVEISGETVGEVRIVSDMHERKADMAREAEAFIALPGIKLKLCFILILSFVIAEQRLNFLGGYGTMEELLEMITWAQLGIHKKPVGLLNVDGYYDPLLALFDKGVEEGFIKQAARHIVLSAPTAEELLTKMEHAPFDDHVAPHESWQMEQLENYAPKREK; via the exons ATGGAACTCAATTCAAGAAACGTCAACAAGTTCAAGAAAATATGTGTCTTCTGTGGGAGTAATCCAGGCCACAGACAAGTCTTCAGTGATGCAGCTATTGACTTGGGAAATGAACTG GTGAAGAGGAAAATAAACTTGGTTTATGGAGGTGGGAGTGTAGGGCTAATGGGACTATTGTCACAGAGAGTTTATGATGGTGGTTGCCATGTTCTTGG AGTTATCCCTAAAGCGCTTGTTCCTGTTGAG ATATCAGGAGAGACCGTTGGGGAAGTGAGGATCGTTTCTGACATGCACGAAAGGAAGGCTGATATGGCTCGTGAGGCTGAAGCGTTTATCGCTCTTCCAGGTATAAAACTGAAGCTTTGTTTCATTTTGATTCTTAGTTTTGTAATTGCTGAGCAGCGTTTGAACTTCTTAGGAGGATATGGAACGATGGAGGAGTTACTCGAGATGATAACTTGGGCACAGCTTGGGATCCATAAAAAGCCA GTTGGCTTGCTAAACGTTGATGGCTACTACGACCCTTTGCTTGCGTTATTCGATAAAGGTGTTGAAGAAGGCTTCATAAAACAAGCTGCTAGGCACATAGTTCTTTCAGCTCCTACTGCTGAAGAGCTGCTAACAAAAATGGAG CACGCCCCTTTTGATGACCACGTTGCGCCTCATGAAAGCTGGCAGATGGAGCAACTGGAGAACTACGCACCGAAGAGAGAGAAGTGA
- the LOC121745354 gene encoding cytokinin riboside 5'-monophosphate phosphoribohydrolase LOG8-like isoform X3: MELNSRNVNKFKKICVFCGSNPGHRQVFSDAAIDLGNELVKRKINLVYGGGSVGLMGLLSQRVYDGGCHVLGVIPKALVPVEISGETVGEVRIVSDMHERKADMAREAEAFIALPGGYGTMEELLEMITWAQLGIHKKPVGLLNVDGYYDPLLALFDKGVEEGFIKQAARHIVLSAPTAEELLTKMEQHAPFDDHVAPHESWQMEQLENYAPKREK; encoded by the exons ATGGAACTCAATTCAAGAAACGTCAACAAGTTCAAGAAAATATGTGTCTTCTGTGGGAGTAATCCAGGCCACAGACAAGTCTTCAGTGATGCAGCTATTGACTTGGGAAATGAACTG GTGAAGAGGAAAATAAACTTGGTTTATGGAGGTGGGAGTGTAGGGCTAATGGGACTATTGTCACAGAGAGTTTATGATGGTGGTTGCCATGTTCTTGG AGTTATCCCTAAAGCGCTTGTTCCTGTTGAG ATATCAGGAGAGACCGTTGGGGAAGTGAGGATCGTTTCTGACATGCACGAAAGGAAGGCTGATATGGCTCGTGAGGCTGAAGCGTTTATCGCTCTTCCAG GAGGATATGGAACGATGGAGGAGTTACTCGAGATGATAACTTGGGCACAGCTTGGGATCCATAAAAAGCCA GTTGGCTTGCTAAACGTTGATGGCTACTACGACCCTTTGCTTGCGTTATTCGATAAAGGTGTTGAAGAAGGCTTCATAAAACAAGCTGCTAGGCACATAGTTCTTTCAGCTCCTACTGCTGAAGAGCTGCTAACAAAAATGGAG CAGCACGCCCCTTTTGATGACCACGTTGCGCCTCATGAAAGCTGGCAGATGGAGCAACTGGAGAACTACGCACCGAAGAGAGAGAAGTGA
- the LOC121745354 gene encoding cytokinin riboside 5'-monophosphate phosphoribohydrolase LOG8-like isoform X1, whose translation MELNSRNVNKFKKICVFCGSNPGHRQVFSDAAIDLGNELVKRKINLVYGGGSVGLMGLLSQRVYDGGCHVLGVIPKALVPVEISGETVGEVRIVSDMHERKADMAREAEAFIALPGIKLKLCFILILSFVIAEQRLNFLGGYGTMEELLEMITWAQLGIHKKPVGLLNVDGYYDPLLALFDKGVEEGFIKQAARHIVLSAPTAEELLTKMEQHAPFDDHVAPHESWQMEQLENYAPKREK comes from the exons ATGGAACTCAATTCAAGAAACGTCAACAAGTTCAAGAAAATATGTGTCTTCTGTGGGAGTAATCCAGGCCACAGACAAGTCTTCAGTGATGCAGCTATTGACTTGGGAAATGAACTG GTGAAGAGGAAAATAAACTTGGTTTATGGAGGTGGGAGTGTAGGGCTAATGGGACTATTGTCACAGAGAGTTTATGATGGTGGTTGCCATGTTCTTGG AGTTATCCCTAAAGCGCTTGTTCCTGTTGAG ATATCAGGAGAGACCGTTGGGGAAGTGAGGATCGTTTCTGACATGCACGAAAGGAAGGCTGATATGGCTCGTGAGGCTGAAGCGTTTATCGCTCTTCCAGGTATAAAACTGAAGCTTTGTTTCATTTTGATTCTTAGTTTTGTAATTGCTGAGCAGCGTTTGAACTTCTTAGGAGGATATGGAACGATGGAGGAGTTACTCGAGATGATAACTTGGGCACAGCTTGGGATCCATAAAAAGCCA GTTGGCTTGCTAAACGTTGATGGCTACTACGACCCTTTGCTTGCGTTATTCGATAAAGGTGTTGAAGAAGGCTTCATAAAACAAGCTGCTAGGCACATAGTTCTTTCAGCTCCTACTGCTGAAGAGCTGCTAACAAAAATGGAG CAGCACGCCCCTTTTGATGACCACGTTGCGCCTCATGAAAGCTGGCAGATGGAGCAACTGGAGAACTACGCACCGAAGAGAGAGAAGTGA